From the genome of Streptomyces sp. NBC_00659, one region includes:
- a CDS encoding glycoside hydrolase family 26 protein, whose product MAMTRRRSRLSVAAILMVAVSFLVDACGGAGSEGDAKAGGAGAPAAHFQVSSMLEPSGRALGVVDDKTPWQYDIVDAFAEEAGRTPDIREYYSSWGDDFDTEGNAFLWQRGQLPMMALVPSDTSLAHIAQGEDDAYIRRLADQIAAYDGPLALSFAGEMNGPWNSWGPGHAKPADFVAAWKHVHDTFAAQGVTNVIWVWTPHVVDSGTTAKLRPYYPGGAYVDWVGLIGYYGPIDGAAFSSLFTPTLRQIAGFSGKPVLIAETGVAQSDRKEAHIRDLLRGAAKAGVIGLVWYDQRKDWPGGKQLMDWRISTSVGALAAFQVETARNKFGHSFKNG is encoded by the coding sequence ATGGCCATGACCCGCCGCCGCAGCCGCCTGTCGGTCGCCGCGATCCTGATGGTCGCCGTCTCGTTCCTGGTGGACGCCTGCGGTGGCGCGGGAAGCGAGGGCGACGCCAAGGCGGGTGGAGCCGGCGCCCCGGCCGCGCACTTCCAGGTCTCGTCCATGCTCGAGCCGTCCGGCCGCGCGCTGGGCGTCGTCGACGACAAGACGCCCTGGCAGTACGACATCGTCGACGCCTTCGCCGAAGAGGCCGGGCGGACGCCCGACATCCGCGAGTACTACAGCTCCTGGGGCGACGACTTCGACACGGAGGGCAACGCCTTCCTGTGGCAGCGCGGCCAGTTGCCCATGATGGCGCTGGTGCCCTCCGACACCTCGCTCGCACACATCGCCCAGGGCGAGGACGACGCCTACATCCGCCGGCTGGCGGACCAGATCGCCGCCTACGACGGCCCACTGGCCCTCTCCTTCGCCGGCGAGATGAACGGCCCGTGGAACTCCTGGGGCCCCGGGCACGCCAAGCCCGCCGACTTCGTCGCGGCGTGGAAGCATGTACACGACACTTTTGCCGCACAGGGCGTCACCAACGTGATCTGGGTGTGGACTCCGCACGTGGTCGACTCGGGCACGACCGCGAAACTGCGCCCGTACTATCCGGGCGGCGCCTACGTCGACTGGGTCGGCCTCATCGGCTACTACGGGCCGATCGACGGCGCCGCCTTCTCCAGCCTGTTCACCCCCACACTGCGTCAGATCGCGGGCTTCTCCGGCAAGCCGGTGCTGATCGCGGAGACCGGGGTGGCGCAGAGCGACCGCAAGGAGGCGCACATCCGTGACCTGCTCCGGGGCGCCGCGAAGGCCGGCGTCATCGGGCTCGTCTGGTACGACCAGCGCAAGGACTGGCCGGGCGGCAAGCAGCTGATGGACTGGCGGATCAGCACCTCGGTGGGTGCGCTGGCCGCGTTCCAGGTGGAGACGGCCCGGAACAAGTTCGGTCATTCGTTCAAGAACGGCTGA
- a CDS encoding glycosyltransferase, with translation MSRTRRQRSRQSIARPRRLAAPPLRFFLPVTVLATLLALMVLRGMANNEVFHDEAIATSVDKITVPTSVLEGGPIVDARGDKKNKPVNYSIPDRTVVLSFDDGPSAEWTPKILKVLKEENVRADFFVTGSMVTRNPALIRQIVAEGHEIGLHTFTHPDLAMHSGSRLTWELGETQLALAGVAGIHSSLFRPPYSSTVDALDDWSWPVTKQAGSEGYLTAFIDKDTDDWKRPGVDSIVKAAMPDLPGQGEMILLHDAGGNRAQTLAALPIIIDKLKDQGYAFKTTGEALGTGSANAKVTSYNLWVGKAFLWCTTFSVRLLPWLVGLLAVVGVLVMLRFALMLVLSAIHVRRIRKPGFTWGDPVTEPVTVVVPAYNEQECITNTLLSLARSEHPVEVIVVDDGSTDDTSAIVEELDLPMVRLIRQPNSGKPTALNTGVAAASYDLIVMMDGDTVFEPATVGELVQPFADPRVGAVAGNAKVGNRDTLIGAWQHIEYVMGFNLDRRMYDVLNCMPTIPGAVGGFRRSALEQAGGMSDDTLAEDTDVTMALHRAGWKVVYAENARAWTEAPVSMKQLWSQRYRWSYGTMQAMWKHRHAVLERGPAGRFGRVGLPFVALFMVVTPLLAPAIDIGMVYGVVFVDAYRTLAAWFAVMTLQAVCAWWSFHLDKEKAWHLITLPAQQVVYRVLMYMVLLQSTITAMTGGRLRWQKLKRTGEVGLEHTTGATSS, from the coding sequence ATGTCCCGCACCCGCCGTCAACGCTCACGGCAGTCCATAGCGCGGCCGCGCCGACTCGCCGCACCTCCCCTGCGCTTCTTTCTGCCGGTGACCGTACTGGCGACCCTGCTGGCGCTGATGGTGCTCCGCGGCATGGCGAACAACGAGGTCTTCCACGACGAGGCCATCGCCACCTCGGTGGACAAGATCACCGTCCCGACCAGCGTTCTGGAGGGCGGCCCGATCGTCGACGCGCGCGGCGACAAGAAGAACAAGCCGGTCAACTACTCGATTCCGGACAGGACCGTCGTCCTCTCCTTCGATGACGGACCGTCCGCCGAGTGGACGCCGAAGATCCTCAAGGTGCTGAAAGAGGAGAACGTCCGCGCCGACTTCTTCGTCACCGGTTCGATGGTCACCCGTAACCCGGCGCTGATCCGCCAGATCGTGGCCGAAGGCCATGAGATCGGTCTGCACACCTTCACCCACCCCGACCTCGCGATGCACTCCGGCTCCCGGCTCACCTGGGAGCTGGGCGAGACCCAGCTCGCGCTGGCCGGTGTCGCCGGCATCCACTCCAGCCTGTTCCGCCCGCCCTACTCCTCCACCGTGGACGCGCTGGACGACTGGTCGTGGCCGGTGACCAAACAGGCCGGGTCGGAGGGGTACCTGACCGCCTTCATCGACAAGGACACCGACGACTGGAAGCGCCCCGGCGTCGACTCCATCGTCAAGGCAGCCATGCCCGACCTCCCCGGCCAGGGCGAGATGATCCTGCTGCACGACGCGGGCGGCAACCGGGCGCAGACGCTGGCCGCGCTGCCGATCATCATCGACAAGCTCAAGGACCAGGGCTACGCCTTCAAGACCACCGGCGAGGCGCTCGGCACCGGCTCCGCCAACGCCAAGGTCACCAGCTACAACCTGTGGGTCGGCAAGGCGTTCCTGTGGTGCACCACCTTCTCGGTGCGGCTGCTGCCGTGGCTGGTCGGCCTCCTCGCGGTCGTCGGCGTGCTGGTCATGCTGCGGTTCGCGCTGATGCTGGTGCTCTCGGCCATCCACGTGCGGCGCATCCGCAAACCGGGCTTCACCTGGGGCGACCCGGTCACCGAACCGGTCACCGTGGTGGTGCCCGCGTACAACGAGCAGGAGTGCATCACCAACACCCTGCTCTCCCTGGCCAGAAGCGAGCACCCCGTCGAAGTGATCGTGGTCGACGACGGGTCGACCGACGACACGTCCGCCATCGTGGAGGAGCTCGACCTGCCGATGGTCCGGCTGATCCGGCAGCCGAACAGCGGCAAGCCGACCGCCCTCAACACCGGTGTGGCCGCCGCCTCGTACGACCTGATCGTCATGATGGACGGCGACACGGTCTTCGAACCCGCCACCGTCGGTGAGCTGGTGCAGCCCTTCGCCGACCCGCGCGTCGGCGCGGTGGCCGGCAACGCCAAGGTCGGCAACCGCGACACGCTGATCGGCGCCTGGCAGCACATCGAGTACGTGATGGGCTTCAACCTCGACCGCCGGATGTACGACGTGCTCAACTGCATGCCGACCATCCCCGGCGCCGTGGGCGGCTTCCGCCGCTCGGCGCTGGAGCAGGCGGGCGGCATGAGCGACGACACGCTCGCCGAGGACACCGACGTGACCATGGCCCTGCACCGGGCCGGCTGGAAGGTCGTCTACGCCGAGAACGCCCGGGCCTGGACCGAGGCGCCCGTCAGCATGAAGCAGCTGTGGTCACAGCGCTACCGCTGGAGCTACGGCACCATGCAGGCGATGTGGAAGCACCGGCACGCGGTGCTGGAGCGCGGCCCGGCCGGCCGCTTCGGCCGGGTGGGCCTGCCGTTCGTCGCCCTGTTCATGGTGGTCACCCCGCTGCTCGCACCCGCCATCGACATCGGCATGGTCTACGGCGTGGTCTTCGTCGACGCGTACAGGACCCTGGCCGCCTGGTTCGCGGTGATGACCCTTCAGGCCGTCTGCGCCTGGTGGTCCTTCCACCTCGACAAGGAGAAGGCGTGGCACCTGATCACGCTGCCGGCCCAGCAGGTGGTCTACCGGGTGCTCATGTACATGGTGCTGCTGCAGTCCACCATCACCGCGATGACCGGGGGCCGGTTGCGCTGGCAGAAGCTGAAGCGCACCGGTGAGGTCGGGCTTGAGCACACAACGGGGGCGACGTCTTCATGA
- a CDS encoding acyltransferase family protein produces the protein MSTADRGAFGTRNSSDTVALRVDPAVLAAHFDPQPEEAAPAPAHKPGRDRYLDLLRALALVRVVIYHNFGWTWLPIVFPSMGVMFALAGSLMVRSLNRPALGVIRGRLRRLLPPMWLFGAVVVPLMLLEGWRPDALHTNWWWGDLAYWILPFSEPPFGASLHTFGGHLPSSWAEQICVPLWYLRAYLWYVLLSPLMLKAMRKLPWVTLMVPLALAVFINSGLVDQSGRLMEAVTDFTTFGSCWLLGMAHQEGLLRRIPQYIVPSLAPLVLMFGYWWLMQSPVDNPRFGHDLEAVPVAQAIWSFGAVLLLLHLSPSWERWPKPLERFNGVITLLNSRAVTVYLWHAVALVVTEPLIDPLWSNSFLYHHAQWLLSSQWTPLVLAVPLICLAILLFGWIEDVAAKRRPRLFPYPRRSKGRRRSR, from the coding sequence ATGAGTACTGCGGATCGAGGTGCCTTCGGCACCCGGAACTCCTCCGACACCGTCGCCCTGCGGGTGGACCCTGCCGTGCTTGCCGCGCACTTCGACCCGCAGCCCGAGGAGGCCGCCCCCGCCCCCGCGCACAAGCCCGGCCGTGACCGCTACCTCGACCTGCTGCGAGCGCTCGCCCTGGTCCGCGTGGTGATCTACCACAACTTCGGCTGGACCTGGCTGCCGATCGTCTTCCCCTCCATGGGCGTCATGTTCGCGCTGGCAGGGTCGTTGATGGTGCGGTCCCTCAACCGGCCGGCACTGGGCGTGATCCGCGGCCGGCTGCGCCGTCTGCTGCCGCCGATGTGGCTGTTCGGCGCGGTCGTGGTGCCGCTGATGCTCCTGGAAGGCTGGAGGCCCGACGCCCTTCACACCAACTGGTGGTGGGGCGACCTGGCCTACTGGATCCTGCCGTTCAGCGAGCCGCCGTTCGGGGCCTCGCTGCACACCTTCGGCGGGCACCTGCCGAGTTCCTGGGCCGAACAGATCTGTGTGCCGCTGTGGTACCTGCGCGCCTACCTCTGGTACGTCCTGCTGTCGCCGCTCATGCTCAAGGCGATGCGGAAGCTGCCCTGGGTCACCCTGATGGTGCCGCTGGCGCTCGCGGTCTTCATCAACTCCGGACTGGTCGACCAGTCCGGCCGCCTGATGGAAGCCGTCACCGACTTCACCACCTTCGGCTCCTGCTGGCTGCTCGGCATGGCCCACCAGGAGGGGCTGCTCCGCAGGATCCCGCAGTACATCGTGCCGTCCCTCGCACCGCTGGTGCTCATGTTCGGCTACTGGTGGCTGATGCAGTCGCCCGTGGACAACCCGCGGTTCGGGCACGATCTGGAAGCGGTACCGGTCGCCCAGGCGATCTGGTCGTTCGGCGCGGTGCTGCTGCTGCTCCACCTGAGCCCGTCCTGGGAGAGGTGGCCCAAGCCGCTGGAGCGGTTCAACGGCGTGATCACCCTGCTCAACTCCCGCGCGGTCACCGTCTACCTGTGGCACGCCGTCGCGCTGGTGGTGACCGAGCCGCTGATCGACCCGCTGTGGAGCAACAGTTTCCTTTACCACCACGCCCAGTGGCTGCTGTCGAGCCAGTGGACCCCGCTGGTGCTCGCCGTTCCGCTGATCTGCCTGGCGATCCTGCTCTTCGGCTGGATCGAGGACGTGGCCGCCAAGCGCCGCCCGCGGCTCTTCCCCTATCCCCGCCGCTCCAAGGGCCGCCGCCGCAGTCGCTAG
- a CDS encoding LppU/SCO3897 family protein translates to MSAPTPPAPQDPQFSQSPGQPVPGAAPAAAAPVRESKLKKVLGVVVLIVVAVVVKLGIGYVFDSPVRAEVGDCVKVTGSENNPDVETRSCDDKGANYKVLKVVENTFDINACKVGEAALAQQWDADKFVLCLDPVKK, encoded by the coding sequence ATGAGCGCTCCCACGCCCCCCGCCCCGCAGGACCCGCAGTTCTCCCAGAGCCCGGGGCAGCCCGTACCCGGGGCCGCGCCCGCGGCTGCCGCCCCCGTCAGGGAGAGCAAGCTGAAGAAGGTTCTCGGTGTCGTCGTCCTGATCGTCGTCGCGGTGGTGGTGAAGCTCGGTATCGGCTACGTCTTCGACTCCCCGGTACGCGCCGAGGTCGGGGACTGCGTCAAGGTCACCGGCTCCGAGAACAACCCCGACGTGGAGACCAGGAGCTGCGACGACAAGGGCGCCAACTACAAGGTCCTCAAGGTCGTCGAGAACACCTTCGACATCAACGCGTGCAAGGTCGGCGAGGCCGCGCTCGCGCAGCAGTGGGACGCCGACAAGTTCGTCCTCTGCCTGGACCCGGTCAAGAAGTAG
- a CDS encoding helix-turn-helix domain-containing protein, translated as MLDVLGLEPDDELVYRALVGRPDSTATLLSDLLAVPRAHVDKALSRLVGWELVIRSADERFTAAPPAMAFGALISQRRDGLRMAEQALVTLAEEHRAAMTGNSINDLIEVVTGRDAIRHRFLQVQQAARTQVRSFITAPFLAVPPEENTAEPMAIDRGVHFRAVLDRAVLAEPGIVTDAIASLRNGVQLRVADRLPMKLVLADAELGLVPLAVTPAGEPGAVLLHRSGLLDALDALFETVWRTAHPLELSGTGAEAETTVELGAEGPSDLDRRILALLLAGPTDQTVAAQLGLSPRTLHRRLRHLMDMAGVRTRMQLGGHAVRHGWAAPPVPGRQTSPPAAHGVPDETT; from the coding sequence ATGCTGGACGTTCTGGGCCTCGAACCCGATGACGAGCTGGTCTACCGGGCATTGGTCGGACGGCCGGACTCCACCGCGACGCTGCTGTCGGATCTGCTCGCCGTACCGCGGGCCCACGTCGACAAGGCCTTGTCCCGGCTGGTCGGGTGGGAACTGGTGATCAGGTCGGCGGACGAGCGGTTCACCGCCGCGCCGCCGGCCATGGCGTTCGGCGCTCTCATCAGTCAGCGCCGGGACGGGCTGCGGATGGCCGAGCAGGCACTGGTGACCCTCGCCGAGGAGCACCGGGCCGCGATGACCGGGAACAGCATCAACGATCTGATCGAAGTCGTCACGGGCCGCGACGCCATCCGCCATCGCTTCCTCCAGGTGCAGCAGGCGGCCCGTACGCAGGTCCGCAGCTTCATCACCGCGCCGTTCCTCGCCGTCCCGCCCGAAGAGAACACGGCCGAACCCATGGCCATCGACCGCGGCGTGCACTTCCGGGCGGTGCTGGACCGGGCCGTGCTGGCAGAGCCGGGCATCGTCACCGATGCCATCGCCTCACTGCGCAACGGCGTCCAGCTGCGTGTGGCCGACCGGCTGCCGATGAAGCTCGTGCTGGCCGACGCCGAGCTCGGCCTGGTCCCGCTCGCGGTCACACCGGCGGGAGAGCCCGGCGCCGTACTACTGCACCGCAGCGGCCTGTTGGACGCGTTGGACGCGCTGTTCGAGACGGTATGGCGCACCGCCCACCCGCTCGAACTGTCGGGCACCGGCGCAGAGGCCGAAACCACCGTGGAGCTCGGTGCGGAAGGCCCGAGCGACCTCGACCGCAGGATCCTCGCGCTCCTGCTGGCCGGCCCGACCGACCAGACGGTCGCCGCACAGCTGGGCCTGTCACCGCGCACGCTGCACCGACGCCTGCGCCACCTCATGGACATGGCCGGAGTCCGTACCCGGATGCAGCTCGGCGGTCATGCCGTCCGGCACGGCTGGGCAGCGCCACCCGTGCCGGGCCGGCAGACATCTCCTCCTGCCGCGCACGGTGTTCCGGACGAAACGACCTAG
- a CDS encoding S8 family serine peptidase, with product MSAATALPLLASGLALLQAPAQAAPAKPTVPARPSATHKVTLVTGDVVTVTTMADGRQTADVHRPDSAVGGVKIQEIKGDLFVVPDEAAPLLGAGKLDRRLFDVTDLIEMGYDDAKSAAVPLIAAYTQPKSRSAVEPKAPRGSRLTRKLKGIHGAALSTEKRQARTFWTTIAPQGGAKLGAGVSKLWLDGRVKASLKESVPLIGAPEAWKDGYTGKGVKVAVLDTGIDVNHPDFAGVIDGTTSFVPGEGVTDVNGHGTHVASTIVGSGAASGGDYKGVAPGADLFVGKVLGGAEGYGQDSWVMAGMQWAAESGADVVNMSLGDTYPTDGSDPMSQTVDALSEQYGTLFVIAAGNAGPESVSAPGAAASALTVAATDKQDQLASFSSTGPLAWSGGMKPDIAAPGVDITAARSQDMTDGGEGLYRTLSGTSMATPHVVGAAAILAQRHPDWTGAQLKEHLMSTAKGLDGGYSPYEVGTGRVDVAAAVRTTVRGTGSLFFGNYTWPHEPSDAAVTKDLTFTNTGSADVTLNLTLTEDGGPFALGDTEVTVPAGGTAAVPVTGDPQAASAGRHVGYVIGTDAATGKPVTRTSVALLKEEERYDLNIKLVGRDGKPAAGWVGINLAGDVWPWNVYVDGSTTMRMAPGTYTVAGYLDVAGEKADRSGLAVLVDPETVLKDGSADVVLDASRAHLLRTEAPQRTEDRQRKVDFNVHYKGLDPYLDYRSAYVLPPTYDDVYVAPTQPMKQGEFMLTTRWRKGEPQLGLSTAGGHRSFDALVQAGSTLGTVTDRLDTVYAGDGSAAAYERIRAKGKLVVVERSDEVSPQERAEAAVAAGAKALIVVNDGVGALMEYVGETAVPVATVHRDEGRALVAMARTGHFKLTAKQTEYTPFVYDLTRDYPGQVPDRALVYTPAKRDLARIDARYYSAAGGTSAEGYRSDFTLSPSFNLPEAEWHPGTRTEWVTPGQNWREFHAQGVDGALPWVMVSGDNTYAKGSITRLDWFAPATRPAQSESFGVYNSRWQNYMTWNVQAWASASDTMRLGGYLPWGETPSHLQIFQGDTLIHDNPAGGDMQWQEVPAGDLPYRAVLDVERPGDVFRLSTRTHSEWTFRSGTVDADDFEPFSVLNLDYKLESDLHGDVKADATQKIALKPVSMDLGTVPGKVTTVKLDVSYDDGATWQKVTLTKGDGGYWKGSFRTAKKPGGFVSVRASAGTDRGYSVKNEIVRAYGLR from the coding sequence GTGTCCGCCGCCACCGCGTTGCCGCTGCTGGCGTCGGGGCTCGCACTTCTGCAAGCGCCCGCACAAGCCGCTCCGGCCAAACCCACGGTTCCCGCCAGGCCCTCGGCGACCCACAAGGTCACCCTGGTCACCGGCGACGTCGTCACCGTCACCACGATGGCCGACGGCCGGCAGACCGCCGACGTCCACCGTCCGGACAGCGCCGTCGGGGGCGTGAAGATCCAGGAGATCAAGGGCGACCTGTTCGTCGTCCCGGACGAGGCGGCTCCGCTGCTGGGCGCCGGGAAGCTGGACCGGCGGCTGTTCGACGTCACCGACCTGATCGAGATGGGCTACGACGACGCGAAGTCGGCCGCCGTGCCGCTGATCGCGGCGTACACCCAGCCGAAGTCCCGCTCCGCCGTCGAGCCGAAGGCCCCCCGCGGCAGCAGGCTGACCCGAAAGCTCAAGGGCATCCACGGTGCCGCGCTCAGCACCGAGAAGCGGCAGGCCCGCACCTTCTGGACCACCATCGCGCCGCAGGGGGGCGCGAAGTTGGGCGCGGGTGTGTCGAAGCTGTGGCTCGACGGACGCGTGAAGGCCAGCCTGAAGGAGAGCGTGCCGCTGATCGGCGCGCCCGAGGCCTGGAAGGACGGCTACACCGGCAAGGGCGTCAAGGTCGCGGTGCTCGACACCGGCATCGACGTCAACCACCCCGACTTCGCGGGCGTGATCGACGGAACGACCAGCTTCGTGCCGGGCGAGGGCGTCACCGACGTCAACGGGCACGGCACGCATGTGGCGAGCACGATCGTCGGCTCCGGCGCCGCGTCCGGAGGCGACTACAAGGGTGTCGCCCCCGGCGCCGACCTGTTCGTCGGCAAGGTGCTCGGCGGCGCGGAGGGCTACGGCCAGGACTCCTGGGTCATGGCCGGCATGCAGTGGGCAGCCGAGTCCGGTGCGGACGTCGTCAACATGAGCCTCGGCGACACCTACCCGACGGACGGCAGCGACCCGATGTCGCAGACCGTCGACGCGCTGTCCGAGCAGTACGGCACGCTGTTCGTCATAGCCGCCGGCAACGCGGGCCCGGAGAGCGTCTCCGCCCCGGGCGCGGCCGCCTCGGCGCTGACCGTGGCCGCCACGGACAAGCAGGACCAGCTCGCGTCCTTCTCCAGCACCGGCCCGCTGGCCTGGTCCGGCGGTATGAAGCCGGACATCGCGGCGCCCGGCGTGGACATCACCGCGGCCCGCTCGCAGGACATGACCGACGGGGGCGAGGGCCTGTACCGCACCCTCAGCGGCACCTCCATGGCCACCCCGCACGTGGTCGGCGCGGCGGCGATCCTGGCCCAGCGGCACCCGGACTGGACCGGCGCACAGCTCAAGGAACACCTGATGAGCACCGCGAAGGGCCTGGACGGCGGGTACTCGCCGTACGAGGTCGGCACCGGCCGTGTCGACGTGGCCGCCGCCGTGCGCACCACGGTCCGCGGCACCGGATCGCTCTTCTTCGGCAACTACACCTGGCCGCACGAGCCGAGCGACGCCGCCGTCACGAAGGACCTGACCTTCACCAACACCGGTTCCGCCGACGTCACGCTGAACCTGACGCTGACCGAGGACGGCGGTCCGTTCGCGCTGGGAGACACCGAGGTGACCGTCCCGGCGGGCGGCACCGCCGCCGTCCCGGTGACCGGCGACCCGCAGGCCGCCTCGGCAGGCCGGCACGTCGGCTACGTGATCGGCACCGACGCGGCCACCGGGAAGCCGGTGACCCGCACGTCCGTGGCGCTGCTCAAGGAGGAGGAGCGCTACGACCTGAACATCAAGCTGGTCGGCCGGGACGGCAAGCCCGCCGCCGGCTGGGTGGGCATCAACCTGGCCGGCGACGTCTGGCCGTGGAACGTCTACGTCGACGGCTCGACCACCATGCGCATGGCACCCGGCACCTACACCGTCGCGGGGTACCTCGACGTGGCGGGCGAGAAGGCGGACCGCTCGGGTCTGGCCGTGCTGGTCGATCCGGAGACCGTGCTCAAGGACGGCTCCGCGGACGTGGTGCTGGACGCGAGCAGGGCACACCTGCTGCGGACCGAGGCGCCGCAGCGCACCGAGGACCGCCAGCGCAAGGTCGACTTCAACGTCCACTACAAGGGCCTCGACCCGTACCTGGACTACCGCAGCGCGTACGTGCTGCCGCCGACGTACGACGACGTCTACGTCGCGCCGACGCAGCCGATGAAGCAGGGCGAGTTCATGCTGACCACCCGCTGGCGCAAGGGCGAACCGCAGCTCGGTCTGAGCACGGCGGGCGGTCACCGCAGCTTCGACGCCCTGGTGCAGGCGGGCAGCACGCTGGGCACCGTCACGGACAGGCTGGACACCGTCTACGCGGGCGACGGCTCGGCGGCCGCGTACGAGAGGATCAGGGCCAAGGGCAAGCTCGTCGTCGTCGAGCGCAGCGACGAGGTCTCGCCGCAGGAGCGCGCCGAGGCCGCGGTGGCGGCAGGCGCCAAGGCGCTGATCGTGGTCAACGACGGTGTGGGCGCCCTGATGGAGTACGTCGGTGAAACGGCCGTCCCGGTCGCCACCGTGCACCGCGACGAGGGCAGGGCACTGGTCGCGATGGCCAGGACCGGCCACTTCAAGCTGACCGCGAAGCAGACCGAGTACACGCCGTTCGTGTACGACCTGACCCGGGACTATCCCGGCCAGGTGCCGGACCGGGCCCTGGTCTACACGCCGGCCAAGCGTGACCTCGCCCGGATCGACGCCCGCTACTACTCGGCCGCGGGCGGCACGTCGGCGGAGGGCTACCGGTCCGACTTCACCCTCAGCCCGTCGTTCAACCTCCCCGAGGCCGAGTGGCACCCGGGCACCCGCACCGAATGGGTGACCCCGGGCCAGAACTGGAGAGAGTTCCACGCGCAGGGCGTCGACGGAGCCCTGCCGTGGGTGATGGTGTCGGGCGACAACACGTACGCCAAGGGCAGCATCACCCGTCTTGACTGGTTCGCTCCGGCGACCCGGCCCGCCCAGAGCGAGTCCTTCGGCGTGTACAACTCCCGTTGGCAGAACTACATGACCTGGAACGTGCAGGCGTGGGCCTCCGCGAGCGACACCATGCGGCTGGGCGGCTACCTGCCGTGGGGTGAGACGCCGTCCCACCTGCAGATCTTCCAGGGCGACACGCTCATCCACGACAACCCGGCCGGCGGGGACATGCAGTGGCAGGAGGTACCGGCGGGCGACCTGCCCTACCGCGCCGTCCTCGACGTGGAGCGGCCCGGTGACGTCTTCCGGCTGTCGACGCGCACCCACTCCGAGTGGACGTTCAGGTCCGGCACCGTAGACGCGGACGACTTCGAGCCGTTCTCGGTGCTGAACCTGGACTACAAGCTGGAGTCGGACCTGCACGGCGACGTGAAGGCCGATGCGACCCAGAAGATCGCGCTCAAGCCGGTGTCGATGGACCTCGGCACCGTGCCGGGCAAGGTCACCACGGTGAAGCTGGACGTCTCGTACGACGACGGTGCCACCTGGCAGAAGGTGACCTTGACCAAGGGCGACGGCGGTTACTGGAAGGGCTCGTTCAGGACGGCGAAGAAGCCCGGCGGCTTCGTCTCGGTGCGCGCGAGCGCCGGGACGGACCGCGGCTACAGCGTCAAGAACGAGATCGTCCGGGCGTACGGCCTGCGATGA
- a CDS encoding COG1470 family protein, protein MTPSAASSGPDAPSLDFPAVTVAPGSTATTSLTVRNDSDIVEAYSLEVVGDCASWATVEPPRVSLYPGTSETVTIRLEPPRSPEIRAGDLPLGVRVLPAEHPDAVTVPETTVHIEEFHELRTELAPRRRRGWLRGRYRLAVRNQGNTPVQVGFTPGQAGEELAFTFNPAEPKLEPGEVVEVGLRVRTGKPVWFGSPAVWPFTLATAETGDRDGNQRDETADPPPLDAEFVQIPIFPKWLLAVLAALLALLLAWFTLVRPAVRSAAKEAANEVVQPRPTPAGEQGGNGQTPGNGSGGASASPDGQGTGTGSGAGGDGTSAGDGTAVGGGQQSSATIDLKTSGGTTEAGTYKVPEKSVFGVTDIVVANFQGDEGVMTISFGNRKITTIALETFRNQDYHWVTPIKIPANNTVTIEVTCTKPGTPATGRQAQGCHEVLNVSGVVSRTE, encoded by the coding sequence GTGACGCCTTCTGCAGCCTCTTCCGGCCCCGATGCGCCCAGCCTCGACTTCCCGGCCGTGACGGTGGCGCCCGGCAGCACCGCCACGACCAGTCTGACCGTCCGCAACGACAGCGACATCGTCGAGGCGTACAGCCTGGAGGTCGTCGGGGACTGCGCCTCCTGGGCCACCGTGGAACCCCCAAGGGTCTCCCTCTACCCCGGCACCTCCGAGACGGTGACGATCCGTCTGGAGCCGCCACGCTCCCCGGAGATACGCGCCGGTGACCTGCCTCTGGGCGTACGGGTCCTGCCGGCCGAGCATCCCGACGCGGTGACGGTCCCCGAAACCACTGTGCACATCGAGGAGTTCCACGAGCTGCGGACCGAGCTGGCCCCGCGCCGCCGGCGCGGCTGGCTGCGCGGCCGCTACCGGCTTGCGGTACGCAACCAGGGCAACACCCCGGTGCAGGTGGGCTTCACTCCCGGCCAGGCGGGCGAGGAGCTGGCGTTCACCTTCAACCCGGCCGAGCCGAAGCTGGAGCCCGGCGAGGTGGTCGAGGTCGGGCTGCGGGTCCGTACGGGCAAGCCCGTGTGGTTCGGCTCCCCGGCGGTGTGGCCGTTCACCCTGGCCACCGCCGAGACCGGTGACCGGGACGGGAACCAGCGGGACGAGACCGCCGACCCGCCGCCGCTGGACGCGGAGTTCGTCCAGATCCCCATCTTCCCGAAGTGGCTGCTCGCCGTGCTCGCGGCGCTGCTCGCGCTGCTGCTCGCCTGGTTCACGCTGGTCCGCCCGGCGGTGCGCAGCGCCGCGAAGGAGGCCGCCAACGAGGTGGTTCAGCCGCGCCCCACGCCCGCAGGAGAGCAGGGCGGCAACGGGCAGACCCCTGGCAACGGTTCCGGCGGCGCCAGCGCCTCGCCCGACGGCCAGGGCACGGGCACCGGTTCCGGAGCGGGCGGCGACGGCACCTCGGCCGGAGACGGCACCGCTGTCGGCGGCGGTCAGCAGAGCTCGGCGACCATCGACCTGAAGACCTCCGGCGGGACGACCGAGGCCGGCACCTACAAGGTGCCCGAGAAGAGCGTCTTCGGTGTGACGGACATCGTCGTCGCCAACTTCCAGGGCGATGAAGGGGTGATGACGATCAGCTTCGGCAACCGCAAGATCACCACGATCGCCCTGGAGACCTTCCGCAACCAGGACTACCACTGGGTCACCCCCATCAAGATCCCCGCGAACAACACCGTGACCATCGAAGTGACCTGCACGAAGCCGGGCACTCCGGCCACCGGCCGCCAGGCGCAGGGATGCCACGAAGTCCTGAACGTGAGCGGTGTGGTCAGCCGCACCGAGTGA